From Cystobacter fuscus DSM 2262:
TCCCCCCGGCGCTCCCTCGATGTCGCGCTTCATGGGCACACCCGCCTCGAGCATGCGCCGCTGCCACGCCTCCACGTCATCCACCGTGCCGGTGAAGTGGTTCACCTTGCGGCCGAAGGCGAGCAGCCACGCGCCGTATTGGGACTCCCGCTCCAGCGTGAGCAGCGCCGACTCCTCGGGCGCAGGGGGCGCGGAGAACCAATCGGCGAGCGCCTCGATGGACGTGGGGGCCGGAGGGTCCACGGGCAGCGCGGCCAGCAGGCGCTGGGCCTCGGTGGAGAGCTTCTCGGCGTGGAGCTCGGAGATGAAGACGCGGGGCAGCCCCTCCGGATGGGACATGTGGATGGCGGTCAGGTGCGTCTCGGGGAAGGAGTACTTCCCCGCCGGCTTCCAGCCGAAGCGCTCGAAGACGTGGACGAAGAGCGCGATGCCTCCGCCGGACCGGGCCAGCGAGCGCAGCGCGATGTGATCATTGCGGAAGCGTCCGCCGGACAGATCGGCGAAGGTGCGCGCGTAGGGAACCTCGGCGGCGTAGCGTTCCCACAGCAGATCCAACAGTCGGGTGGCGTCAGGGCTCATGGCCCGCTGTCATAGCCGCGAGCGGGGGCATGTCCCAAGCGGCCCGAAGTGCAATCAGAGGAGGACTTCGGGAACCTCGACATGGCGCGAGCGCAGCCACTCCCCGAGCGCCTTTCCTTGTGGATCGAAGCGCGTCGAGGACGACACGCCCTCGCCGAGCAGGCCGTCGATGACGAAGTTCAGCCCGCGCAACCGGGGGAAGAGATGCCTTTGGATGGGGAGGTCCCGGGTCTCGGGCAACAGA
This genomic window contains:
- a CDS encoding DUF1338 domain-containing protein, giving the protein MSPDATRLLDLLWERYAAEVPYARTFADLSGGRFRNDHIALRSLARSGGGIALFVHVFERFGWKPAGKYSFPETHLTAIHMSHPEGLPRVFISELHAEKLSTEAQRLLAALPVDPPAPTSIEALADWFSAPPAPEESALLTLERESQYGAWLLAFGRKVNHFTGTVDDVEAWQRRMLEAGVPMKRDIEGAPGGDLRQTATHAAPVPVTLRDGRTRSWPYAYFEIAQRAPGFDGFLDSQARALFDMTKR